In Perca fluviatilis chromosome 3, GENO_Pfluv_1.0, whole genome shotgun sequence, the following proteins share a genomic window:
- the LOC120555675 gene encoding P2X purinoceptor 7-like codes for MKMSNFNGMGYAFEPVRDRPVVSDYYHMEDDQFPATPLDRLGGSDWCVCGRCRSMDTAIESICCREVNLDHLLMDVQCITMHRSFRMLCGEREVLEVAMLSLRDVQTETLERPVSSRLTAYQQFTLWARGHLGRRNRIPIPSCAVNYIRDLFPSAQYQGFEYALDL; via the exons ATGAAAATGAGTAATTTTAATGGCATGGGTTACGCATTTGAGCCTGTGAGGGACAGGCCTGTAGTGTCTGACTACTACCACATGGAGGATGATCAGTTTCCGGCTACACCTTTGGATCGTTTGGGGGGGagtgactggtgtgtgtgtgggcgctgCCGGAGCATGGACACTGCAATTGAATCCATCTGTTGCAGAGAGGTCAACCTGGACCATTTACTGATGGATGTACAATGCATCACCATGCATAGGTCATTTCGGATGCTGTGTGGTGAGAGAGAGGTGTTGGAGGTGGCTATGCTTTCTCTGAGGGATGTCCAAACTGAGACGCTGGAGCGCCCTGTAAGTAGCAG GTTGACAGCTTACCAGCAGTTCACTCTTTGGGCGAGGGGGCATTTGGGAAGGAGGAATAGGATTCCGATCCCATCCTGTGCTGTCAACTACATCAGGGATCTTTTCCCCTCAGCCCAATATCAAGGATTCGAGTATGCTTTGGACTTGTAA